A part of Falco peregrinus isolate bFalPer1 chromosome 20, bFalPer1.pri, whole genome shotgun sequence genomic DNA contains:
- the LOC106112957 gene encoding E3 SUMO-protein ligase ZBED1-like (The sequence of the model RefSeq protein was modified relative to this genomic sequence to represent the inferred CDS: added 84 bases not found in genome assembly) produces the protein MREHLVRKHSIRDTLLSQLRDDQSAESDSSAQENAGKRSRQMTPPENVYHAAPCSDPRSDIILELLLEMIFRDLHPLSVVKDKGFGLLVGYLEPNFALPVPAQLASMLRHRYTVMKRQLERYLQPAQAVVLCVELWPSLLGPLYRSVSACFIDGEWRRARCALETRPAPEGEGEAGEGLCAVLSKFGASGKAVFCVMRDAAADAAQPQGWSGLCCAARTLHRCVAAGLEVEQVREALGAARGIVRYFQQDAKATGSLNGKLEATKRTRLSLALDAEARWLSTAEMCESLLELKWAVMAVLEEHPEGAAAAPRLADGQWKLLQDLVGVLRTVRIAVAFLREEQNASISSLLPCVHGVAAAIGQQAEEAGTGAVIRTVVGNIRAELRRCWGSAEDEKVLENPAVIASFLDPRFKELRFLSPALRNELHQRVKTILSQISNPQAPAGGRFWTLCWDYKAEGGEGNSQPPAPKEQSASAAPQSPYDILLGKDPTESMPEIHQQLENYIVEPLCKRSTNPLDWWKNNEHRFPAVARLSRHFLAIPATATPPEQAFATGESALQHRRAGLAPENLDQILFLHQNFDFLDVVRRGNDPRHRALR, from the coding sequence TCCTCAGCTCAGGAAAACGCCGGCAAACGATCCCGGCAAATGACGCCGCCGGAAAACGTTTACCACGCCGCGCCCTGCTCGGACCCACGCTCCGATATCatcctggagctgctgttggagatGATTTTCCGGGATTTGCACCCTCTGTCCGTGGTGAAGGATAAAGGTTTCGGGCTCCTGGTGGGATACCTGGAGCCCAACTTTGCCTTGCCGGTGCCGGCGCAGCTGGCCAGCATGCTGCGGCACCGCTACACTGTGATGAAGCGGCAGCTGGAGCGGTACCTGCAGCCGGCGCAGGCCGTGGTGCTGTGCGTGGAGCTGTGGCCATCACTGTTGGGCCCGCTCTACCGCAGCGTCAGCGCTTGCTTCATCGACGGCGAGTGGCGGCGAGCGCGGTGCGCCCTGGAGACGCGGCCGGCGCcggagggggaaggggaggcgGGTGAGGGGCTGTGCGCTGTCCTCTCCAAATTCGGCGCGTCCGGCAAAGCCGTTTTCTGCGTGATGCGGGACGCGGCGGCGGACGCGGCGCAACCGCAGGGCTGGAGCGGTCTGTGCTGCGCCGCTCGCACCCTGCACCGCTGCGTGGCGGCGGGGCTGGAGGTGGAGCAGGTCCGGGAAGCTCTGGGTGCCGCCCGCGGCATCGTGCGGTATTTCCAGCAGGACGCCAAAGCCACCGGGTCCTTGAACGGGAAGTTGGAAGCCACCAAGAGGACGAGGCTGAGCCTGGCGCTGGACGCGGAGGCGCGGTGGCTGAGCACGGCGGAGATGTGCGAGAGCCTGCTGGAGCTCAAGTGGGCCGTCATGGCGGTGCTGGAGGAGCACCCCGAGGGCgcggcggccgcgccgcgcTTGGCCGATGGCCAGTGGAAGCTCCTGCAGGACCTGGTGGGGGTGCTGAGGACCGTCAGGATCGCCGTCGCCTTCCTGCGGGAGGAGCAGAACGcctccatctcctccctcctgccctgtgtCCACGGCGTCGCCGCCGCCATCGGGCAGCAAGCGGAAGAAGCCGGCACCGGCGCCGTCATCCGGACGGTGGTGGGGAACATCAGGGCGGAGCTGAGGCGGTGCTGGGGGTCGGCGGAGGACGAGAAAGTTCTGGAAAACCCGGCGGTTATCGCCTCCTTTCTGGACCCGCGCTTCAAGGAACTGAGGTTCCTCAGCCCGGCGCTGCGCAACGAGCTCCATCAGCGCGTCAAAACCATCTTGTCGCAGATCTCCAACCCCCAGgcccccgccggcggccgctTTTGGACGCTCTGCTGGGACTACAAAGCCGAGGGGGGGGAGGGCAAcagccagccccctgcccccaaggAGCAGAGCGCCAGCGCAGCGCCGCAGAGCCCCTATGATATCCTGCTGGGGAAGGATCCGACGGAGAGCATGCCGGAGATccaccagcagctggaaaattaCATCGTGGAACCGCTCTGCAAGCGCAGCACCAACCCCTTGGACTGGTGGAAGAATAACGAGCACCGCTTCCCGGCCGTGGCGCGGCTCAGCCGGCACTTCCTCGCCATCCCCGCCACTGCCACGCCGCCCGAGCAGGCCTTCGCCACCGGCGAGAGCGCCCTGCAGCACCGGCGAGCTGGCCTGGCGCCGGAAAACCTGGACCAAATCCTCTTCTTGCACCAAAACTTTGATTTTCTGGACGTCGTCAGGAGGGGTAACGATCCTCGCCACAGAGCCCTGCGCTAA
- the LOC129782929 gene encoding LOW QUALITY PROTEIN: leucine-rich repeat and fibronectin type III domain-containing protein 1-like (The sequence of the model RefSeq protein was modified relative to this genomic sequence to represent the inferred CDS: inserted 1 base in 1 codon; deleted 10 bases in 9 codons), giving the protein MAKLLVPLVMLGAVAGSHRCPPRCLCPAAAPNPTLLCARTGLLAVPPSLDRGAVELRLADNFIGAVGRADFANMSSLVHLTLSRNGLRRLAPGAFADLRALRALHLDGNRLPALSGAQLRGLASLRHLILANNQLAAIEPAAFAAFAATVEDLDLSHNNLPALPWEAVAGMASLATLTLDHNLLERVPAGAVARLPRLARLDLTANRLRALPPVPGPPGPSLAAGGNPLHCNCELLWLRRLAQPGRLESCASPPPLAGSLFGAVPEEELACRAPAIAGAAADPAAVLEGQPLRLGCAAAGDPPPALHWLGPDGRLVQNGSQRAVGPDGSLELRVATLGDHGAFTCVASNAAGEAAARVQVAVFPLPVAREDGDGDGETAAGPSDMARAGGNETWVPGERRVVAAELTATSARIRWLPQRHVPGIRMFQVTYNSSLDDSLVYRLLPPSSRSFVLRDLAAGRHYQLCVTALHAEGVPAAPTARGLGCVRFATPGGAPGCAALPRPHFLGGTVIIVIGAAIAASVLVFILILTARYKAAARPPAPAAVASVCSQTNGAHRSPEPAPPPLPAPAPMGATGGGGAXGLFPSHSYPRRARTRRHGSLPRLDLPEGTPPLRPSFGSTHWMLESTV; this is encoded by the exons ATGGCGAAGCTGCTGGTGCCCCTGGTGATGCTGGGGGCGGTGGCGGGGTCCCACCGCTGCCCCCCCCGCTGCCTCTGCCCGGCGGCCGCCCCCAACCCCACGCTGCTGTGCGCCCGCACCGGCCTGCTGGCCGTGCCGCCCAGCCTGGACCGCGGCGCCGTGGAGCTGCGCTTGGCCGACAACTTCATCGGCGCCGTGGGCCGCGCCGATTTCGCCAACATGAGCAGCCTGGTGCACCTCACCCTCTCCCGCAACGGGCTGCGGCGCCTGGCGCCTGGCGCCTTCGCCGACCTCCGCGCCCTCCGCGCCCTCCACCTGGACGGCAACCGGTTGCCGGCGCTGAGCGGGGCGCAGCTGCGCGGCTTGGCCAGCCTCCGGCACCTCATCCTGGCCAACAACCAGCTGGCCGCCATCGAG CCCGCCGCCTTCGCCGCCTTCGCCGCCACGGTGGAGGACCTGGACCTGTCCCACAACAACCTGCCGGCGCTGCCCTGGGAGGCGGTGGCCGGCATGGCCAGCTTGGCCACCCTCACCCTGGATCACAACCTCCTGGAGCGGGTCCCCGCCGGCGCGGTGGCGCGCTTACCGCGCTTGGCACGCTTGGACCTCACCGCCAACCGCCTACGGGCGTTACCGCCGGTGCCG GGGCCGCCGGGCCCCAGTTTGGCGGCGGGGGGGAACCCGCTGCATTGTAACTGC GAATTGCTTTGGTTACGGCGTTTGGCGCAACCGGGCCGGCTGGAGAGCTGCGCATCGCCACCGCCGCTCGCCGGTTCGCTT TTTGGGGCCGTGCCGGAGGAGGAATTGGCGTGTCGAGCCCCGGCCATCGCTGGCGCCGCTGCCGATCCCGCTGCCGTCTTGGAAGGCCAACCCTTACGGTTGGGTTGCGCCGCTGCCGGCGATCCGCCGCCGGCGTTGCACTGGTTGGGTCCGGACGGGCGGTTGGTGCAGAACGGTTCACAG CGCGCTGTCGGCCCCGACGGCTCCTTGGAGCTCCGGGTCGCCACGCTGGGCGACCACGGCGCCTTCACCTGCGTGGCTTCCAACGCCGCCGGCGAGGCGGCCGCCCGTGTGCAGGTAGCCGTCTTTCCGCTCCCGGTTGCCCGCGAGGATGGGGATGGCGATGGCGAAACGGCGGCCGGTCCTTCGGATATGGCTCGCGCCGGCGGCAACGAGACGTGGGTGCCGGGCGAGCGGCGCGTGGTGGCGGCCGAGCTGACGGCCACGTCGGCGCGAATACGCTGGCTGCCCCAGCGC CACGTCCCCGGCATCCGCATGTTCCAGGTCACCTACAACAGCTCCCTCGACGACTCCCTCGTCTACAG gctgctgcccccctCCAGCCGGAGCTTCGTGCTGCGGGACCTGGCGGCCGGGCGCCACTACCAGCTCTGCGTCACGGCCCTGCACGCCGAGGGGGTCCCGGCGGCGCCCACCGCCCGCGGGCTGGGCTGCGTCCGCTTCGCCACC CCCGGGGGGGCCCCCGGCTGCGccgccctcccccgcccccACTTTTTGGGGGGCACCGTCATCATCGTCATCGGCGCCGCCATCGCCGCCTCCGTCCTCGtcttcatcctcatcctcaCCGCCCGCTACAAAGCGgcggcccgcccgccggcc cccgccgccgtcGCCAGCGTCTGCTCCCAAACCAACGGCGCCCACAGAAGCCCCGagccggcgccgccgcccctccctgccccggcacccatgggtgctaccggcggggggggcg gggggctgTTCCCCAGCCACAGCTACCCCCGGCGCGCACGGACTCGG CGCCACGGCTCGCTGCCGCGCCTCGACCTGCCCGAGGGGACCCCCCCGCTGCGCCCCTCCTTCGGCAGCACCCACTGGATGCTGGAGAGCACCGtctga
- the SYCN gene encoding syncollin, with amino-acid sequence MGAPPGPPRAPVCSPLPPSAAPGAAAGGVGDGGAGGGALVAAVLAGAEAQCPSPSDLRTANGTRICAQLYADNSPYYDQCCAGPVLVVEPGADVPYMPRGWAGHVSSLVVGTRCELTVWSRAGKKGKMRRFGAGAVPRLQEVRRGLFGDWDNAIRGYYCSCK; translated from the exons ATGGGTGCTCCTCCAGGACCCCCCCGGGCACCCGTGTGCTCCCCCTTGCCCCCATCG GCAGCGCCGGGCGCAGCGGCAGGGGGGGTTGGCGATGGCGGCGCTGGTGGTGGGGCGCTGGTGGCGGCGGTGCTGGCGGGGGCCGAGGCGCAGTGCCCATCCCCCTCCGACCTACGGACGGCCAACGGCACCCGCATCTGCGCCCAGCTCTACGCCGACAACAGCCCTTACTACGACCAGTGCTGCGCGGGACCCGTCCTGGTGGTAGAACCTGGCGCTGACGTCCCCTACATGCCCCGCGGCTGGGCCGGCCACGTCTCCTCCTTGGTGGTGGGCACCCGCTGTGAGCTGACCGTTTGGTCTCGGGCTGGCAAGAAGGGGAAGATGCGGCGTTTCGGGGCCGGCGCGGTGCCGCGGTTGCAGGAGGTACGGCGGGGGCTCTTCGGCGACTGGGATAACGCCATCAGGGGTTATTATTGTAGCTGCAAGtga
- the PAK4 gene encoding serine/threonine-protein kinase PAK 4 isoform X3, with the protein MFSKKKKRIEISAPSNFEHRVHTGYDQQEQKFTGLPRQWQGIIEESAKRPKPLVDPVCITAIQHGSQKTIVRGSKAAKDGSLTWLLDEFENMSVSRSNSLRRDSPPFPPRRDQLYQENGLSEGPAAARPHEDAGRSKEKSRHGARSELEQGKEKPREREEQRAHHHHHQQQPRGQEPGPKPAPPASGRPPPPEYPKTPAERDGWRDYPADRDYSEPADRVVRRERPEPSDKRPKSTYTAETSPQSPRDKRPLSGPNIRTPNIPVSEGVMKTAQQTGRPFNTYPRAETDPGRGAGSQVKAEHRPGRPQEVASNGPVSGSASSSRAHPTGPPRSKNPEPPHPGLTPHASDPHLSRQPPPGPPPAPVGPQQPRSPQREPQRVSHEQFRAALQMVVDPGDPRTYLDNFIKIGEGSTGIVCIATVKSTGKLVAVKKMDLRKQQRRELLFNEVVIMRDYQHENVVEMYNSYLVGDELWVVMEFLEGGALTDIVTHTRMNEEQIAAVCLAVLKALSVLHAQGVIHRDIKSDSILLTHDGRVKLSDFGFCAQVNKEVPRRKSLVGTPYWMAPELISRLPYGPEVDIWSLGVMVIEMVDGEPPYFNEPPLKAMKMIRDNLPPKLKNVHKVSPSLKGFLDRMLVRDPVQRATANELLKHPFLGKAGPPSCIVPLMRQNRMR; encoded by the exons ATgttcagcaagaaaaagaaacgCATCGAGATCTCCGCTCCCTCCAATTTCGAGCACCGCGTCCACACGGGCTACGACCAGCAAGAGCAGAAATTCACGGGGCTGCCACGGCAATGGCAGGGGATCATCGAGGAGTCGGCCAAGCGCCCCAAGCCGCTGGTGGATCCCGTCTGCATCACCGCCATCCAGCACGGCTCGCAGAAG ACCATCGTGCGGGGCAGCAAAGCCGCCAAGGACGGCTCCCTGACCTGGCTGCTGGACGAGTTTGAGAACATGTCCGTGTCCCGTTCCAATTCTCTGCGCAGGGACAGCCCCCCCTTCCCGCCCCGCCGTGACCAGCTCTACCAGGAGAACGGCCTCTCCGAGGGcccggccgctgcccggccGCACGAGGATGCCGGCAGGAGCAAGGAGAAGAGCCGCCACGGGGCCAGGAGCGAGCTAGAGCAGGGCAAGGAGAAACCGCGGGAGAGGGAGGAGCAGCGcgcccaccaccaccaccaccagcagcagccccgcggGCAGGAACCCGGCCCCAAACCCGCTCCCCCCGCCAGTGGCCGCCCGCCCCCTCCCGAGTACCCCAAAACCCCCGCCGAACGGGACGGCTGGCGGGATTACCCCGCCGACAGGGACTACAGCGAGCCGGCCGACCGCGTGGTGCGGCGGGAGCGTCCCGAACCCTCCGACAAACGCCCTAAATCCACTTACACCGCCGAGACCAGCCCGCAATCCCCCCGGGACAAACGCCCGCTCTCCGGGCCAAATATCCGGACTCCCAACATTCCCGTCTCCGAAGGGGTGATGAAGACGGCTCAGCAGACGGGACGGCCTTTTAATACCTACCCGCGGGCTGAGACCGACCCCGGCAGGGGCGCGGGTTCGCAGGTAAAg GCAGAGCACCGACCGGGACGACCGCAGGAGGTGGCATCCAACGGGCCGGTGAGCGGCAGCGCCAGCTCTTCCCGAGCCCACCCCACCGGCCCACCGCGCTCCAAAAATCCCGAGCCGCCCCATCCCGGCCTCACCCCCCACGCCTCGGACCCCCACCTCTCTCGCCAGccaccccccggccccccgccagccccggtGGGACCGCAACAACCCCGTTCGCCCCAACGTGAACCCCAACGCGTCTCCCACGAGCAATTCCGGGCGGCCCTGCAGATGGTGGTGGATCCCGGGGATCCCCGCACCTACCTGGATAACTTCATCAAGATCGGCGAGGGCTCCACCGGCATCGTCTGCATCGCCACCGTCAAGAGCACCGGCAAGCTGGTGGCCGTGAAGAAGATGGACCTGCGCAAGCAGCAGCGACGCGAGCTGCTCTTCAACGAG GTGGTGATCATGCGGGATTACCAGCACGAGAACGTGGTGGAGATGTACAACAGCTACCTGGTGGGTGACGAGCTCTGGGTGGTGATGGAGTTCCTCGAAGGCGGCGCCCTCACCGACATTGTCACGCACACCAG GATGAACGAGGAGCAGATCGCCGCCGTTTGCTTGGCCGTCCTCAAGGCCCTCTCCGTCCTCCACGCCCAGGGCGTCATCCACCGTGACATCAAGAGCGATTCCATCCTCCTCACGCACGACGGCAGG gtgaAACTCTCCGATTTCGGGTTTTGCGCCCAAGTGAACAAGGAGGTGCCGCGACGCAAGTCGCTGGTGGGGACCCCCTACTGGATGGCACCGGAGCTCATCTCCCGCCTGCCCTACGGCCCCGAG GTGGATATCTGGTCCTTGGGCGTGATGGTCATCGAGATGGTCGATGGAGAGCCGCCTTATTTTAACGAGCCCCCGCTAAAGGCCATGAAAATGATCCGCGACAATCTCCCCCCCAAGCTTAAAAACGTACATAAG GTTTCCCCCTCCCTCAAAGGGTTCCTGGACCGCATGCTGGTGCGGGACCCGGTGCAGCGGGCCACCGCCAACGAACTCTTGAAGCACCCCTTCCTGGGCAAAGCGGGGCCCCCCTCCTGCATCGTCCCCCTCATGCGCCAAAACCGCATGCGGTGA
- the PAK4 gene encoding serine/threonine-protein kinase PAK 4 isoform X1: protein MLLPHWFPAQISSIPSCFSQASSLTPPSLAAAVSSRGYSCLRTLLTDYRPGSVGESSTLPGLENGLVAGLTMFSKKKKRIEISAPSNFEHRVHTGYDQQEQKFTGLPRQWQGIIEESAKRPKPLVDPVCITAIQHGSQKTIVRGSKAAKDGSLTWLLDEFENMSVSRSNSLRRDSPPFPPRRDQLYQENGLSEGPAAARPHEDAGRSKEKSRHGARSELEQGKEKPREREEQRAHHHHHQQQPRGQEPGPKPAPPASGRPPPPEYPKTPAERDGWRDYPADRDYSEPADRVVRRERPEPSDKRPKSTYTAETSPQSPRDKRPLSGPNIRTPNIPVSEGVMKTAQQTGRPFNTYPRAETDPGRGAGSQVKAEHRPGRPQEVASNGPVSGSASSSRAHPTGPPRSKNPEPPHPGLTPHASDPHLSRQPPPGPPPAPVGPQQPRSPQREPQRVSHEQFRAALQMVVDPGDPRTYLDNFIKIGEGSTGIVCIATVKSTGKLVAVKKMDLRKQQRRELLFNEVVIMRDYQHENVVEMYNSYLVGDELWVVMEFLEGGALTDIVTHTRMNEEQIAAVCLAVLKALSVLHAQGVIHRDIKSDSILLTHDGRVKLSDFGFCAQVNKEVPRRKSLVGTPYWMAPELISRLPYGPEVDIWSLGVMVIEMVDGEPPYFNEPPLKAMKMIRDNLPPKLKNVHKVSPSLKGFLDRMLVRDPVQRATANELLKHPFLGKAGPPSCIVPLMRQNRMR, encoded by the exons ATGTTGCTGCCTCATTGGTTCCCGGCTCAAATCTCCTCTATTCCTTCTTGCTTCTCCCAAGCTTCGTCTTTAACCCCTCCGAGCCTCGCAGCAGCCGTCTCCTCTCGCGGTTATTCCTGCCTCCGCACTCTCCTGACGGATTACCGACCTGGTAGCGTGGGCGAGAGTTCAACGCTCCCAGGCCTGGAAAATG gtCTTGTAGCCGGCCTCACCATgttcagcaagaaaaagaaacgCATCGAGATCTCCGCTCCCTCCAATTTCGAGCACCGCGTCCACACGGGCTACGACCAGCAAGAGCAGAAATTCACGGGGCTGCCACGGCAATGGCAGGGGATCATCGAGGAGTCGGCCAAGCGCCCCAAGCCGCTGGTGGATCCCGTCTGCATCACCGCCATCCAGCACGGCTCGCAGAAG ACCATCGTGCGGGGCAGCAAAGCCGCCAAGGACGGCTCCCTGACCTGGCTGCTGGACGAGTTTGAGAACATGTCCGTGTCCCGTTCCAATTCTCTGCGCAGGGACAGCCCCCCCTTCCCGCCCCGCCGTGACCAGCTCTACCAGGAGAACGGCCTCTCCGAGGGcccggccgctgcccggccGCACGAGGATGCCGGCAGGAGCAAGGAGAAGAGCCGCCACGGGGCCAGGAGCGAGCTAGAGCAGGGCAAGGAGAAACCGCGGGAGAGGGAGGAGCAGCGcgcccaccaccaccaccaccagcagcagccccgcggGCAGGAACCCGGCCCCAAACCCGCTCCCCCCGCCAGTGGCCGCCCGCCCCCTCCCGAGTACCCCAAAACCCCCGCCGAACGGGACGGCTGGCGGGATTACCCCGCCGACAGGGACTACAGCGAGCCGGCCGACCGCGTGGTGCGGCGGGAGCGTCCCGAACCCTCCGACAAACGCCCTAAATCCACTTACACCGCCGAGACCAGCCCGCAATCCCCCCGGGACAAACGCCCGCTCTCCGGGCCAAATATCCGGACTCCCAACATTCCCGTCTCCGAAGGGGTGATGAAGACGGCTCAGCAGACGGGACGGCCTTTTAATACCTACCCGCGGGCTGAGACCGACCCCGGCAGGGGCGCGGGTTCGCAGGTAAAg GCAGAGCACCGACCGGGACGACCGCAGGAGGTGGCATCCAACGGGCCGGTGAGCGGCAGCGCCAGCTCTTCCCGAGCCCACCCCACCGGCCCACCGCGCTCCAAAAATCCCGAGCCGCCCCATCCCGGCCTCACCCCCCACGCCTCGGACCCCCACCTCTCTCGCCAGccaccccccggccccccgccagccccggtGGGACCGCAACAACCCCGTTCGCCCCAACGTGAACCCCAACGCGTCTCCCACGAGCAATTCCGGGCGGCCCTGCAGATGGTGGTGGATCCCGGGGATCCCCGCACCTACCTGGATAACTTCATCAAGATCGGCGAGGGCTCCACCGGCATCGTCTGCATCGCCACCGTCAAGAGCACCGGCAAGCTGGTGGCCGTGAAGAAGATGGACCTGCGCAAGCAGCAGCGACGCGAGCTGCTCTTCAACGAG GTGGTGATCATGCGGGATTACCAGCACGAGAACGTGGTGGAGATGTACAACAGCTACCTGGTGGGTGACGAGCTCTGGGTGGTGATGGAGTTCCTCGAAGGCGGCGCCCTCACCGACATTGTCACGCACACCAG GATGAACGAGGAGCAGATCGCCGCCGTTTGCTTGGCCGTCCTCAAGGCCCTCTCCGTCCTCCACGCCCAGGGCGTCATCCACCGTGACATCAAGAGCGATTCCATCCTCCTCACGCACGACGGCAGG gtgaAACTCTCCGATTTCGGGTTTTGCGCCCAAGTGAACAAGGAGGTGCCGCGACGCAAGTCGCTGGTGGGGACCCCCTACTGGATGGCACCGGAGCTCATCTCCCGCCTGCCCTACGGCCCCGAG GTGGATATCTGGTCCTTGGGCGTGATGGTCATCGAGATGGTCGATGGAGAGCCGCCTTATTTTAACGAGCCCCCGCTAAAGGCCATGAAAATGATCCGCGACAATCTCCCCCCCAAGCTTAAAAACGTACATAAG GTTTCCCCCTCCCTCAAAGGGTTCCTGGACCGCATGCTGGTGCGGGACCCGGTGCAGCGGGCCACCGCCAACGAACTCTTGAAGCACCCCTTCCTGGGCAAAGCGGGGCCCCCCTCCTGCATCGTCCCCCTCATGCGCCAAAACCGCATGCGGTGA
- the PAK4 gene encoding serine/threonine-protein kinase PAK 4 isoform X2, whose translation MLLPHWFPAQISSIPSCFSQASSLTPPSLAAAVSSRGYSCLRTLLTDYRPGSVGESSTLPGLENGLVAGLTMFSKKKKRIEISAPSNFEHRVHTGYDQQEQKFTGLPRQWQGIIEESAKRPKPLVDPVCITAIQHGSQKTIVRGSKAAKDGSLTWLLDEFENMSVSRSNSLRRDSPPFPPRRDQLYQENGLSEGPAAARPHEDAGRSKEKSRHGARSELEQGKEKPREREEQRAHHHHHQQQPRGQEPGPKPAPPASGRPPPPEYPKTPAERDGWRDYPADRDYSEPADRVVRRERPEPSDKRPKSTYTAETSPQSPRDKRPLSGPNIRTPNIPVSEGVMKTAQQTGRPFNTYPRAETDPGRGAGSQAEHRPGRPQEVASNGPVSGSASSSRAHPTGPPRSKNPEPPHPGLTPHASDPHLSRQPPPGPPPAPVGPQQPRSPQREPQRVSHEQFRAALQMVVDPGDPRTYLDNFIKIGEGSTGIVCIATVKSTGKLVAVKKMDLRKQQRRELLFNEVVIMRDYQHENVVEMYNSYLVGDELWVVMEFLEGGALTDIVTHTRMNEEQIAAVCLAVLKALSVLHAQGVIHRDIKSDSILLTHDGRVKLSDFGFCAQVNKEVPRRKSLVGTPYWMAPELISRLPYGPEVDIWSLGVMVIEMVDGEPPYFNEPPLKAMKMIRDNLPPKLKNVHKVSPSLKGFLDRMLVRDPVQRATANELLKHPFLGKAGPPSCIVPLMRQNRMR comes from the exons ATGTTGCTGCCTCATTGGTTCCCGGCTCAAATCTCCTCTATTCCTTCTTGCTTCTCCCAAGCTTCGTCTTTAACCCCTCCGAGCCTCGCAGCAGCCGTCTCCTCTCGCGGTTATTCCTGCCTCCGCACTCTCCTGACGGATTACCGACCTGGTAGCGTGGGCGAGAGTTCAACGCTCCCAGGCCTGGAAAATG gtCTTGTAGCCGGCCTCACCATgttcagcaagaaaaagaaacgCATCGAGATCTCCGCTCCCTCCAATTTCGAGCACCGCGTCCACACGGGCTACGACCAGCAAGAGCAGAAATTCACGGGGCTGCCACGGCAATGGCAGGGGATCATCGAGGAGTCGGCCAAGCGCCCCAAGCCGCTGGTGGATCCCGTCTGCATCACCGCCATCCAGCACGGCTCGCAGAAG ACCATCGTGCGGGGCAGCAAAGCCGCCAAGGACGGCTCCCTGACCTGGCTGCTGGACGAGTTTGAGAACATGTCCGTGTCCCGTTCCAATTCTCTGCGCAGGGACAGCCCCCCCTTCCCGCCCCGCCGTGACCAGCTCTACCAGGAGAACGGCCTCTCCGAGGGcccggccgctgcccggccGCACGAGGATGCCGGCAGGAGCAAGGAGAAGAGCCGCCACGGGGCCAGGAGCGAGCTAGAGCAGGGCAAGGAGAAACCGCGGGAGAGGGAGGAGCAGCGcgcccaccaccaccaccaccagcagcagccccgcggGCAGGAACCCGGCCCCAAACCCGCTCCCCCCGCCAGTGGCCGCCCGCCCCCTCCCGAGTACCCCAAAACCCCCGCCGAACGGGACGGCTGGCGGGATTACCCCGCCGACAGGGACTACAGCGAGCCGGCCGACCGCGTGGTGCGGCGGGAGCGTCCCGAACCCTCCGACAAACGCCCTAAATCCACTTACACCGCCGAGACCAGCCCGCAATCCCCCCGGGACAAACGCCCGCTCTCCGGGCCAAATATCCGGACTCCCAACATTCCCGTCTCCGAAGGGGTGATGAAGACGGCTCAGCAGACGGGACGGCCTTTTAATACCTACCCGCGGGCTGAGACCGACCCCGGCAGGGGCGCGGGTTCGCAG GCAGAGCACCGACCGGGACGACCGCAGGAGGTGGCATCCAACGGGCCGGTGAGCGGCAGCGCCAGCTCTTCCCGAGCCCACCCCACCGGCCCACCGCGCTCCAAAAATCCCGAGCCGCCCCATCCCGGCCTCACCCCCCACGCCTCGGACCCCCACCTCTCTCGCCAGccaccccccggccccccgccagccccggtGGGACCGCAACAACCCCGTTCGCCCCAACGTGAACCCCAACGCGTCTCCCACGAGCAATTCCGGGCGGCCCTGCAGATGGTGGTGGATCCCGGGGATCCCCGCACCTACCTGGATAACTTCATCAAGATCGGCGAGGGCTCCACCGGCATCGTCTGCATCGCCACCGTCAAGAGCACCGGCAAGCTGGTGGCCGTGAAGAAGATGGACCTGCGCAAGCAGCAGCGACGCGAGCTGCTCTTCAACGAG GTGGTGATCATGCGGGATTACCAGCACGAGAACGTGGTGGAGATGTACAACAGCTACCTGGTGGGTGACGAGCTCTGGGTGGTGATGGAGTTCCTCGAAGGCGGCGCCCTCACCGACATTGTCACGCACACCAG GATGAACGAGGAGCAGATCGCCGCCGTTTGCTTGGCCGTCCTCAAGGCCCTCTCCGTCCTCCACGCCCAGGGCGTCATCCACCGTGACATCAAGAGCGATTCCATCCTCCTCACGCACGACGGCAGG gtgaAACTCTCCGATTTCGGGTTTTGCGCCCAAGTGAACAAGGAGGTGCCGCGACGCAAGTCGCTGGTGGGGACCCCCTACTGGATGGCACCGGAGCTCATCTCCCGCCTGCCCTACGGCCCCGAG GTGGATATCTGGTCCTTGGGCGTGATGGTCATCGAGATGGTCGATGGAGAGCCGCCTTATTTTAACGAGCCCCCGCTAAAGGCCATGAAAATGATCCGCGACAATCTCCCCCCCAAGCTTAAAAACGTACATAAG GTTTCCCCCTCCCTCAAAGGGTTCCTGGACCGCATGCTGGTGCGGGACCCGGTGCAGCGGGCCACCGCCAACGAACTCTTGAAGCACCCCTTCCTGGGCAAAGCGGGGCCCCCCTCCTGCATCGTCCCCCTCATGCGCCAAAACCGCATGCGGTGA